In the Brassica napus cultivar Da-Ae chromosome A7, Da-Ae, whole genome shotgun sequence genome, one interval contains:
- the LOC125576091 gene encoding uncharacterized protein LOC125576091: MLILVESILLRKSKGGSFPLEYAKNAQDMTYPWGKEAYIVLLKSIQNAVANHLENKSKFELQGYPLVFLLWILESIPLLRNKFSKCVPTVEVPGPTYLCEKYTEVENPSLDRVLQVEADTKLKVHCILPSIPHDPEDDISIEDKYSDELETVKDVTKKGYKITADDWENRCVDTFDTLDALIQMMANKETGQASTLD; encoded by the exons ATGCTCATCCTGGTAGAGAGCATATTATTGCGGAAGAGCAAAGGAGGGAGTTTTCCTTTGGAATATGCGAAAAATGCACAGGATATGACATATCCATGGGGAAAAGAGGCTTACATTGTGCTCCTGAAGTCAATTCAAAACGCTGTCGCGAATCATTTGGAGAATAAATCCAAATTTGagttgcaaggttatcctctagTATTCCTTCTTTGGATACTAGAGTCGATTCCTTTGCTAAGGAATAAGTTCAGTAAGTGTGTACCAACAGTTGAGGTTCCTGGGCCGACTTACTTGTGTGAAAAATACACTGAGGTAGAGAATCCATCACTTGATAGGGTTTTACAGGTTGAAGCTGATACAAAG CTGAAGGTCCATTGCATACTACCTTCTATTCCTCATGATCCAGAAGATGATATCTCCATTGAAGACAAATATAGTGACGAGCTGGaaacagtgaaagatgtaaCAAAGAAAGGGTACAAGATTACAGCCGATGACTGGGAAAATAGGTGTGTAGACACATTTGACACATTGGATGCTCTTATTCAAATGATGGCAAATAAGGAGACTGGCCAAGCTTCTACTCTCGATTGA